TTTCATATTATTTTGGCCTAAAAACTGTGAACCATTCAGCAATTTTTGGCCTATTCTCTAAAACAAAAGTTTGATACTAACTATTACTTAGCAACTTATATAAATATATTACACAAGTGATTAGCCTATTGCAAGTATTTTTTTATAAAAAGTTATCTACATTCAAAAAGTAAGCGAATTTATTCGTAGTTATCATCCACTCGCAATCTAAAGACATGAATTAAGTGTCTAAATGGCAAATAAGCATGACCAACGTTATATATCCATCCATGCCTACATGGGTTATACTGGAAAAAACGATTATAGGAGTGTTACATACCTTGGCAAGAACGAAAATCTTCATAAGTTCTGTGAACGAGGATGGGCTGAAGCCGCTCCGCAAAAGCGTGTATCAGGAACTTCACGCCCTTGGCCATGAGCCGGTGATGTGGGAGGAGAATATCGGACCGTGGCTAGCCAGCGCTGATCCCGTTACACTCTGTCTGCAAGCTGTCGAGCAATGCGATATTTATCTGTTGTTCATCGGCAGCAAGGCCGGCACCTATGATAAGGCGGCGGAAAGAACAATCACTCACCTGGAATTCATCAAAGCGCAGGAACAGGAAATTACAATCCTGGTGTTTGCTGATGTCGAGGTTAAGCGGATCTTCTTCAGTACAGTCAAACCGCTGCTCGACCAATATATCGATCAATATATTAGTAAAGAGGAACGTTTCCCTTCCCCGCTTCATATGATGGATGCACTTCGAAAGCATAAGCAAGTTCCAGGGTATATCGATCCCTATGTATGGTATTTCCTCTACGATATGATTTTGCGCAACGTGTATGTAGATGATTTATCATTGGGGGTACCCATCGACTGGAGAAGCTATTTCAGTGATCTACTGCGCAGAGGCTCCCTCCTGCTTCCGCTTGAGGAATCCATCCAGCTTAGCGGTAACCGACTGGAGCAGTTGGACGAAGCTTTTGATCTGATTACCGGTTTAATACCACAAATGCAGATCAGCGGTTTTCGTGATGCGGAGAAATTTCTGAGTCTGATTAAGGACCGAGCTTGCGGCGGTATGATTGAACACGGCTATGGGAAATATATGACGGAGAGTGTCGGAAGCTATGGAGATTGCTCTGCGATAACCCTGTATGTGAGCCAGGAAGATCAACTCCATCTAGTCGCCAAGTGTGGAAAGGCACAAGGTCCCCCATACTATAAGCTGGACAATAAGAGCTCCTACGCCGTTCTGACTTACCAAATGGGTGATCAGCGTGAACAGGTCTTCTTCACCGCAGCCAAGAATATGTTCTACTATTGTATCCGTTCCGGGCCTTATGTCATCACTTTACATTATCCAGCTGAACCAGATTGGGATTATAGGAAGTTTATCCGCTATAAAGAAAGTGTAAACCATGCTATAATAAGTAAAAATCCTGTTATTATTGAATTCATCAAACTAAGTCTAGGAGGGATGCAGCGTGGGTAGCGGTGTATTCGTATCCAAGAATGGACGGGTAAGCAAAGCAATTGGAATTCAACCCAAGGAAGCATTATTATTTGCCCCTCCTAAGAAGAATTCGTCGCAAATATTAGAAGAACAGCGAATCGCTGTGAAACGTAATAGTAAACAAATCAAGGATCGGTTCGCCCAAGCAACCAAACGGGCATGAATTAATTGCATCCTGATTTAAGTTAATGAGTAAGGCCTGAGGCTGGTTTTTATACCGGCACAGGCCTTTTCTATTTTTACTATAGCAAAATCTGTAATCCTGAGAACCATATGGTTACGTATTCTCGGGCAGCTTGAACGATCTGGTCTTCATCGCTATAGAGGCGAATGATCTCAAAATATCCTTCCAGGAACGCAATCGCTAGCGGCCGCGCCGCATCTGAGTTAAGCTGCTTCATTGCTGCCGTCTTTTGATTATAATCTGCAAAATGCATCTTGACATGACCTACAAAGCGATCAAAGAATTCATTTCTAATATTCTCTTGCCGTGTTCCCTTACTCTCGTACAATAAAATCAGCAAACTCTGCCGATATTCGCGCAGAAACTCCGCTAGCAGGCTCTCCAACTGATCCAAGATGATCGGCATACGGTTCGCAGAAATGTCCTCACTATTCTCCATAAGCTCAAGCAGTCGTTCATACGCCGGCATCGTGACAGCCTCCAACAAGGCTTCTTTATTAGGAAAATAACGATACAAGTTGCCGACAGACACCCCCACTTTAGCTGCGATATCCTTCATGGATGTCTTCTCATAACCGGGATCCAGGAACATATTTTGGGCAACCTTCAGCATAGCATGCCGCAACTCATCTTTTAAAACCTGCATAAGCGTGAACCTCCATTCGCTTTTAAATATAGGCATGACCGAACTGAGTTGTCAACGAGCTTCTATAGGGGATGAAATTATCTTGACTTTATAAATGGATCAGCGTATTTTAAAAGTGAATTATAATTCATTATTGAAAACGAGTAATAACGCGCGAACGGATCTGGACGATACTACACAATCTTATAGAAAGGAGCTGCAGGGATTTATGATCGAAGTACATGATTTGAAATATAGGTATCCCGGAAGCAAGGAGCAGGTTCTTCATGGTCTTCATTTTTCTATTCCGAAGGGTGAAATATTTGGCTTTCTGGGTCCCTCAGGTGCCGGCAAAAGCACGGCTCAGAAAATCCTCATCGGCATCCTGAAGCAATACGAAGGGCAAGTCACCGTTTTGGGGAGAAATGTCTGTGATGCTAAGCCTGATTATTACGAGAGAATTGGTGTAGCCTTTGAGTTTCCTAATTTTTATGGTCGTTTTACCGCATTGGAGAATCTCCGTCTGTTTCGTTCCCTCTATAAAGGATCAACGAGCAAACCTGAGGAGCTGCTGGAAAAGGTTGGGCTGGCGAAATACGGCCATACAAAGGTTGAGAACTTCTCCAAAGGAATGAAAATGAGGCTTAACCTGTGCCGTGCGTTGCTAAATCAACCTGATATTTTATTTCTGGATGAGCCTACCTCTGGACTGGACCCGGTTAATGCCCGGTTAGTCAAGGAGATCATTCTACAAATGAAGGCCAATGGGAAAACGGTACTGATTACAACGCACAATATGCATACGGCAGAAGAGATTTGCGATCGGATCGCTTTTATAGTCGACGGACGAATCGTTCTCATTGACACCCCACGTGAATTAAAAGTACAGCACGGTAAAAGGCGCGTCCGGGTGGAGTATAGGAAAGATAAGCAAGTAAAACAAGAACATTTCGCATTAAGTGGAATCGGGACTAATCCAGAGTTCACGGGACTGCTGCTTCGGGAAGAGATTGAAACGATTCATACAGAGGAAGCAACTCTAGAGGACATTTTTATTAAGGTGACGGGGAGGAATCTGGAATGAGAATGGCGGGCGCCATCGCATACGATATAAAACTACAGCATAGACACGGATTTTATTACGCTTACCTGGTGATCAGCCTATTCTATATCATGTTATTGCGCCTTTTGCCTGCTTCCTCCCGTGAAATGGCCGATGTTTTGCTGACGTTTACCGATCCAAGCATGCTTGGCTTTTTCTTTATCGGTGGCCTGGTGCTACTGGAGAAAGGTCATGATATTCATAACACATTATTTGTGACGCCTTATAAACCTGAGGAGTACATGATGTCAAAGACGCTATCC
The window above is part of the Paenibacillus lutimineralis genome. Proteins encoded here:
- a CDS encoding DUF4062 domain-containing protein, which translates into the protein MARTKIFISSVNEDGLKPLRKSVYQELHALGHEPVMWEENIGPWLASADPVTLCLQAVEQCDIYLLFIGSKAGTYDKAAERTITHLEFIKAQEQEITILVFADVEVKRIFFSTVKPLLDQYIDQYISKEERFPSPLHMMDALRKHKQVPGYIDPYVWYFLYDMILRNVYVDDLSLGVPIDWRSYFSDLLRRGSLLLPLEESIQLSGNRLEQLDEAFDLITGLIPQMQISGFRDAEKFLSLIKDRACGGMIEHGYGKYMTESVGSYGDCSAITLYVSQEDQLHLVAKCGKAQGPPYYKLDNKSSYAVLTYQMGDQREQVFFTAAKNMFYYCIRSGPYVITLHYPAEPDWDYRKFIRYKESVNHAIISKNPVIIEFIKLSLGGMQRG
- a CDS encoding TetR/AcrR family transcriptional regulator; protein product: MQVLKDELRHAMLKVAQNMFLDPGYEKTSMKDIAAKVGVSVGNLYRYFPNKEALLEAVTMPAYERLLELMENSEDISANRMPIILDQLESLLAEFLREYRQSLLILLYESKGTRQENIRNEFFDRFVGHVKMHFADYNQKTAAMKQLNSDAARPLAIAFLEGYFEIIRLYSDEDQIVQAAREYVTIWFSGLQILL
- a CDS encoding ABC transporter ATP-binding protein, yielding MIEVHDLKYRYPGSKEQVLHGLHFSIPKGEIFGFLGPSGAGKSTAQKILIGILKQYEGQVTVLGRNVCDAKPDYYERIGVAFEFPNFYGRFTALENLRLFRSLYKGSTSKPEELLEKVGLAKYGHTKVENFSKGMKMRLNLCRALLNQPDILFLDEPTSGLDPVNARLVKEIILQMKANGKTVLITTHNMHTAEEICDRIAFIVDGRIVLIDTPRELKVQHGKRRVRVEYRKDKQVKQEHFALSGIGTNPEFTGLLLREEIETIHTEEATLEDIFIKVTGRNLE